One window from the genome of Oreochromis niloticus isolate F11D_XX linkage group LG20, O_niloticus_UMD_NMBU, whole genome shotgun sequence encodes:
- the LOC109200410 gene encoding uncharacterized protein LOC109200410 isoform X5, giving the protein MTPPQSPVYSGSSTPPTPRALTPIPESQRSPRPGPSHSQSPYRPPIVDLLSLSPVSTASMTHEHSGRDEGSTRSNTPVQGRAAESTVTAWGDVADSTVQEHLMQLPKPEFQREIRKLPTSWAQEIKRKRNNYNARCQYAQRKQMYATALQTTEQYAHHLIRQNDAWERAWERSTHELGEVRVENARCTERNADLMREVAELRKQVKGQEDHSNFITRKLSEALHTIGAQSKEIQRLTAENVRLQVVNDQLMASKGVGGESAPARQSVGGE; this is encoded by the coding sequence ATGACACCGCCACAGTCTCCTGTCTATTCTGGATCCTCAACACCACCTACTCCCAGGGCCTTAACGCCAATTCCAGAGTCTCAGAGGTCACCCAGACCGGGGCCAAGCCACTCTCAAAGCCCATACAGACCTCCGATCGTCGACCTTCTGTCATTAAGCCCCGTGTCCACTGCCAGCATGACCCATGAGCATTCCGGACGTGATGAAGGGTCTACACGTTCTAACACCCCTGTCCAGGGGAGGGCAGCTGAGTCTACAGTgacagcgtggggagatgttgCTGATTCCACTGTGCAAGAACACCTTATGCAACTCCCCAAGCCTGAATTCCAAAGAGAAATTCGAAAGCTGCCTACAAGCTGGGCCCAGGAGatcaaaaggaaaagaaataattACAATGCCCGCTGTCAGTATGCTCAACGCAAGCAGATGTATGCAACCGCCCTGCAGACCACAGAGCAATATGCCCATCATCTCATTCGCCAAAACGATGCGTGGGAGCGGGCTTGGGAGAGGAGCACCCACGAGTTGGGTGAGGTGAGAGTTGAGAATGCCCGCTGCACTGAGAGGAATGCTGATCTGATGCGAGAGGTGGCTGAACTACGAAAGCAAGTGAAAGGTCAGGAAGATCATTCCAACTTCATCACTCGCAAGTTGTCTGAAGCCCTTCACACCATTGGAGCCCAGAGTAAAGAGATCCAGAGACTCACTGCTGAAAATGTCAGGCTTCAGGTGGTCAATGACCAACTCATGGCTAGTAAGGGAGTTGGTGGAGAAAGTGCTCCTGCACGCCAATCAGTGGGTGGGGAGTAA